One window of Populus nigra chromosome 5, ddPopNigr1.1, whole genome shotgun sequence genomic DNA carries:
- the LOC133693453 gene encoding protein RALF-like 33: MAKWSSWFLISATILILMEMGLSSTVQGSGDHHLGWIPATRSSVCKGSIAECMAEDGEEFEMDTEINRRILATTKYVSYGALQRNNVPCSRRGASYYNCQRGAQANPYSRGCSRITRCRS, translated from the coding sequence ATGGCAAAGTGGAGTTCTTGGTTCTTGATTTCAGCTACAATCTTGATCTTGATGGAGATGGGCTTATCATCCACCGTTCAAGGAAGTGGGGATCACCATCTGGGGTGGATTCCTGCCACTAGATCATCAGTCTGCAAGGGGTCTATAGCAGAGTGCATGGCTGAGGATGGAGAAGAGTTTGAGATGGACACAGAGATCAACAGGCGTATTTTAGCAACTACCAAATACGTCAGCTATGGTGCGCTTCAGAGGAACAATGTCCCTTGCTCTAGGCGCGGCGCTTCTTACTATAACTGCCAGAGGGGGGCCCAGGCTAATCCTTACAGCCGTGGATGCAGTCGCATTACAAGGTGCAggagttga
- the LOC133695186 gene encoding REF/SRPP-like protein At3g05500 — MAENDVNMQQQLDKEEEERRLKYLQFVQVAAVHAVLTFTNLYIYAKDKAGPLKPGVETVEGTVKSVVGPVYDKFREVPIEVLKFVDRKVDESVTNMDNHVPPLVKQVSSRALLAAQNAPVAARAVASEVQRAGVKETASELAKSVYSKYEPTAKELYSKYEPKAEQAAVSAWRKLNQLPLFPQVAQVVVPTAAFCSEKYNQTILSTAEKGYKVSLYLPLVPTEKIAKVFSNEVPESAPLVSS, encoded by the exons ATGGCTGAAAATGATGTCAACATGCAACAGCAACTg GacaaagaggaggaggagaggaggCTGAAGTACTTGCAGTTTGTGCAAGTGGCTGCAGTACATGCTGTGTTGACGTTTACAAACCTCTATATTTATGCTAAAGACAAGGCTGGACCGTTGAAGCCCGGTGTGGAGACTGTTGAGGGGACCGTTAAGAGTGTTGTTGGACCTGTTTATGATAAGTTTCGTGAAGTTCCTATTGAGGTTCTCAAGTTTGTTGATCGCAAG GTGGATGAATCTGTCACTAATATGGACAACCATGTGCCCCCACTCGTCAAACAAGTGTCATCCCGAGCACTCTTGGCAGCTCAAAATGCTCCAGTGGCAGCTCGAGCAGTGGCTTCTGAAGTTCAGCGTGCTGGTGTGAAAGAAACTGCCTCCGAATTGGCAAAATCTGTTTACTCCAAGTACGAGCCTACAGCGAAGGAGCTCTACTCCAAGTACGAACCGAAGGCAGAACAAGCTGCTGTCTCTGCCTGGCGCAAGCTCAATCAGCTCCCACTCTTCCCTCAAGTGGCTCAGGTGGTTGTGCCAACTGCTGCCTTTTGTTCTGAGAAGTACAATCAAACCATACTCAGCACTGCAGAGAAGGGATACAAGGTATCCTTGTATTTGCCCCTGGTGCCTACCGAGAAGATTGCTAAGGTCTTTAGCAATGAA